CAAATGTAGGTTTGAGGCAATAGATTTTCAACAGGATAAATATGTTATTAACGAATATGCGTGTGAAGGTTGTAAACTTTGTGTACTCACCTGTCCCGAAAAGGCGATAAAACTTGTAGAAAATTTAGCTGGATACTATTATGAATCAAAATCTCCAAAAGGTGTTTTGGTTCATGGCGATTTGAATCCGGGGGAAGAAACTTCAGGAGGTTTGGTAGCTGAGATAAGAAAAAAGTCTTTTTCTGTGGGTGAAAATTTAAAAAAAGATGTTATCATAATAGATGGTGCTCCTGGCATAGGATGCCCTGCCACATCGTCTGTAGCTGGTGTAAACTATGCTATTATAGTTACCGAACCTACCCTTTCAGGATTCCATGACCTTCAAAGAGCGGTTGAAACTTTGAAGAAAATGAGAGTGAAATTTGGCGTAGTAATCAATAAATTTGATTTAAACGAATCTGTGAGTTCTTCCCTGGAGGAATGGTGCTTTTCTGAAAATATAGATCTTCTAGGAAAGATACCTTTCGATGAAATGGTGAATTTAGCTACAAGAGAAGCCAAACCGATAATCTTGTACGAAGATTCTATTTCTTCAAAGTACATAAAATCTATATATC
This DNA window, taken from Petrotoga miotherma DSM 10691, encodes the following:
- a CDS encoding ATP-binding protein, giving the protein MKQIAIISGKGGTGKTTLSASLSYLFQNPVMSDCDVDASNLHLLLSPVELKQSYEYYGGKKAEIDYEKCTNCGICKDKCRFEAIDFQQDKYVINEYACEGCKLCVLTCPEKAIKLVENLAGYYYESKSPKGVLVHGDLNPGEETSGGLVAEIRKKSFSVGENLKKDVIIIDGAPGIGCPATSSVAGVNYAIIVTEPTLSGFHDLQRAVETLKKMRVKFGVVINKFDLNESVSSSLEEWCFSENIDLLGKIPFDEMVNLATREAKPIILYEDSISSKYIKSIYQKISQILFNK